In a single window of the Candidatus Binatia bacterium genome:
- the queG gene encoding tRNA epoxyqueuosine(34) reductase QueG, with translation MDSLKDRIRAEAHRIGFQLCGFARVEAPPHAEFVRQWLADGNAAGMSYIGNGIAKRLDPRLVLPEARSLITVGYRYLPPPLPPIDWQQQLRGRIAAYAWGADYHAIVATKLSELAAYADGVKAGVVARAYVDTGPVLEREWAASGGVGWFGKNTNILHREEGSWFFLGEILTNLEFDSDPPQVDHCGTCTRCLDACPTQALEPAYRLDARLCISYLTIEHRGSIPAGLRPSMGNWIFGCDVCQEVCPWNDKFVRRHGAPESEDLLPYLPELLRLDRDAFRRRFRDSAIRRAKRDGFVRNIAVALGNTRNPAAVGPLAQALRHDASALVRAHAAWALGAIGDRSARRSLESARPHEPDEEVCREIAAAVAASQS, from the coding sequence ATGGACTCCCTCAAGGATCGCATTCGCGCCGAGGCGCACCGCATCGGCTTCCAGCTCTGCGGTTTCGCGCGCGTCGAAGCGCCCCCGCATGCGGAGTTCGTCCGACAGTGGCTGGCTGATGGCAACGCCGCGGGCATGAGCTACATCGGGAACGGCATCGCCAAGCGTCTCGACCCGCGTCTGGTCCTGCCTGAAGCGCGCAGCCTGATCACGGTCGGCTATCGCTATCTGCCCCCTCCCCTACCGCCGATCGACTGGCAGCAACAGCTGCGCGGCCGGATCGCGGCCTACGCCTGGGGTGCCGATTACCATGCGATTGTGGCAACGAAGCTCAGTGAACTGGCCGCGTACGCTGACGGAGTGAAGGCGGGGGTTGTGGCTCGCGCGTACGTCGATACGGGCCCGGTTCTCGAACGGGAATGGGCGGCAAGCGGCGGTGTCGGCTGGTTCGGCAAGAACACCAACATCCTGCACCGGGAGGAAGGCTCGTGGTTTTTTCTGGGGGAGATCCTCACCAACCTCGAATTCGATTCCGACCCGCCGCAGGTGGATCATTGCGGCACCTGCACGCGCTGCCTGGATGCCTGTCCAACGCAAGCGCTCGAGCCCGCTTACCGGCTCGATGCCCGCCTCTGCATTTCCTACTTGACCATCGAACACCGCGGCAGCATCCCCGCCGGCTTGCGTCCCAGCATGGGCAACTGGATCTTCGGTTGCGATGTATGCCAGGAGGTCTGTCCGTGGAACGACAAATTTGTCCGCCGTCACGGCGCGCCGGAGTCTGAAGACCTGCTGCCTTATCTTCCGGAGCTCTTGCGGCTCGACCGCGATGCGTTCCGCCGCCGCTTCCGTGACAGTGCGATCCGGCGCGCCAAGCGTGATGGCTTCGTACGCAACATTGCGGTTGCCCTGGGAAACACGCGCAACCCGGCCGCGGTGGGCCCGCTCGCTCAGGCTTTACGGCACGATGCCTCGGCGTTGGTTCGTGCCCATGCGGCGTGGGCACTCGGTGCCATTGGTGACCGATCGGCGCGGCGCTCCCTCGAATCGGCTCGTCCTCATGAGCCGGACGAGGAAGTGTGCCGAGAAATCGCTGCAGCGGTTGCCGCATCGCAATCTTGA